The genome window CATCGAGTATTTGGCTGGCATTTAAATAAACTTGGAGCAGAAGTAAAGATTGGTATTACGATCGAGAATACTTCAAGCTCTGAAAGTATTAAAGTAAGCAGTTCTAAAGGTATTACTCAAATGTCAGGAAATAACTGGATAGGTCATGATATTGGGTTATCGATTGCAGATGCAACTTTAAATGGGAAACTACAAAAATCTGATAGTACAGGTATTGTTATCGCACCAGGAGAAACAAAGGTTATTGAAACATTCGAGTTGTTCCCTGATTATGTCATTGGATTTTTACATGATATAGATATCCAAGCTGTTAATGGTGGAAGTGCAGATTATATGATTCGAACAGTATTAACGAAGAGTAATAGTGATTTAACAAAGATCAAAACGGACGCTGTAGCAATTGATGAATATGCGAAGCATCCACGAGGTGCTTGGCCGAGTGCTACTATTCTAGCAGAACTTCCAGAATATACAGTAGATACACAAGAGGTAGGTTATAACCTCTCAAATGGAAGAACAGATCATTTGCTAACGACAGAAAATTCTCTGTCACAAATCAATGGTGCATTGGGGAATCCAGGTCACTTCGGTATGAACTATAAGGTATCAATTCCACTTGTAAATGATACAGGAAAGAAAAAAACGATCAAGCTTAAGTTAACTGGTCGAGGTGGCTTATACAGTGGTGCATTGAAGATCAATGGCAAAGTGTACTTAGTGCCTTCGTTACGAAATAGCTCAGAATATGTTGAATTGGAATACAAGATGAAGGGTTCATCAGAAAAGCTTGAGTTAGAATTAATGCATGCAGGTGGAGTAAATCTGCCAGTAGCTATTTATGTAGAAACAAAATAAATGAAGTCTCTGGCACGAATGTGTTTCACAACATCTTCGTGCCAAACTTTTAAATCAAGAAATTTCGTATTAATCAAAAGCCTTATCTAACATCTCCGAAACAAGCGAATACATTGGGCGAGAACCAACCGTATACGTAATGATTTCACCGATCAATTATGCCGAAGCATAATTGATATACCCCGTAATGTCCGTATACCATTTTTCGTTTGGTGCTTCTGCTTTAAATTGGCGATCTAAATGAATTCAATGCGATTTTATCGACTGTTCCTTTGTAAGATTACTATTTTTTTATATGTACAAGGCATTTGCCAGTTTCTAAGATGAGCGCCGAGGTCGAATGATTGTTAATTCTATGCTTCCATTTCAATGATTCGTATATGGTGAAAACTATAAGAAAAGAATTAATAGACATTCAAGAGATTAAAGAAGAAGCTCATAGGGTCTTGGAAAATCCTAAGATTTCTATGCATCTTTTGCAGGGATAGAGTTTAGGTTCCAGTACCTAATTCGACTTTTTTCGATACTAATCCCACTTTCTGGTCTTTTTCATGTTAAGATGGTCTGTAGATTAATGATGGAAAAAGGGGTTTAAGATGTTTAGTAAATTTAAGGCTTCATGTATGATTACCGCAGTTGCTTTGGCTTCAATATTGCCTGGACAAGCCTCTGCATCTGCTGCTAGTGACAAGATTCACGTGAAAAATAATGTTTCTATTAATATCAATGGTGAGACTCTCAAAGTGAATGATCCAATTTTAAATAAATCCGATTATCTTTTTTTACCTATGAGAGCTTTGTATGAGGCGGTTGGTGCCAGTGTGGACTGGAAGAAAGAAACACTTACTGCGTCAGCCATTCGAAATGACAAGTCAGTTAATTTAACAATAAATTCAAAGACAGCCTTAGTGGATGGACAAAAGGTGCCAATGGTTGTTGCACCATTTATGTATAAGGATCGCACTTACATGCCATTGCGTTTCGTCAGTGAAAATTTTGGCGGTAACGTGAACTGGAATCCTACTACACAAACTGTTGATATTTCCTTATCAGGTGAGACGCCAGGGAAACCTCAAGGGGACCCATATATTTTACATATTAATAATCAACGCATTGTGATGGAGGATCCAATTATCGTAAAGCAATCGAGATCCTATATTCCGGCTAATTATATATATGAAAATTTAGAAGATTCTTCTGGCATGTTGTTACCTGATCAATCGTTTGAATTGCAAATTGCGGGAACGAGCTTTCTTTTCAAGGAAAATAGTAACCAAGTTCTAGTAAATGATGAAGTTGTAATAATGGAAGAAAAACCATTTATGCAAAATGGGAAAATGTATGTTCCTATTAGTTTTGTAGTCAACGCATTAGGTGGAAATTTACGTTATATCGAAGATAAAAGAGAATTGTACCTTTATGTCTATCAATATATGTATACAAGCTCCTTCCTTGAAAAATCTTATGGTTCTACGTCAAAGCCTGGGATTGTCCCTTCTGCTCGTTTAGAAGGAGATCGTGATTTGTTGATTAGTGATAATCCAGAAACGTTAACGCGCAAGCTGATTCCTAAATCTAATGCTACGCTTGCCCAATATCAAGTGAAGGCCACATCAGCTACA of Lysinibacillus agricola contains these proteins:
- a CDS encoding copper amine oxidase N-terminal domain-containing protein; amino-acid sequence: MFSKFKASCMITAVALASILPGQASASAASDKIHVKNNVSININGETLKVNDPILNKSDYLFLPMRALYEAVGASVDWKKETLTASAIRNDKSVNLTINSKTALVDGQKVPMVVAPFMYKDRTYMPLRFVSENFGGNVNWNPTTQTVDISLSGETPGKPQGDPYILHINNQRIVMEDPIIVKQSRSYIPANYIYENLEDSSGMLLPDQSFELQIAGTSFLFKENSNQVLVNDEVVIMEEKPFMQNGKMYVPISFVVNALGGNLRYIEDKRELYLYVYQYMYTSSFLEKSYGSTSKPGIVPSARLEGDRDLLISDNPETLTRKLIPKSNATLAQYQVKATSATNKHRIFGWHYNTLGTDVQIGITVQNTSSTESIEVIDSKGTSQETGNSWVGHDIGLTIADATLNDKFKKSSSKGIVIAPGETKVIESYDLLNDYIIGFLHDLDIQAVNGGTPAYTIRTVLTKDNSNLTSILSDAVPIDASAKHPRGAWTSSTILADLPAYTVDSPEVGYNISNGSTDHLLTTENSLSQINGAIGNPGHFGMNYKVSLPLVNQTGKAKTIKLKLAGRGGIYSGAVKVNGKVYLVPTLRVGTEYVELPDYKMQGSSETLELEFMHAGGVNLPVAIYVETK